GTCCCGCCGCCGCCCGCGGCGAACCCGCTCGATGCCCGTGCTCTAGGCTGACGTGCACGTCTCCGCACCGGTCCGTCCGGTCCTACGAACAAGGTGGAATCCGTGGCTGACAACGATCAGACCCCCTGGGGCCGCGTCGACGAGACGGGCACCGTCTTCCTGCGCGAGGGCGACGGCGAACGCGCCGTCGGCCAGTACCCCGACGGGACCCCCGAGGAGGCGCTGGCCTACTTCCAGCGCAAGTACACCGACCTCGCCGGCCAGGTGACGCTCCTCGAGCAGCGCGCCAAGCGCGGGGCTCCCGCGGCCGACGTCTCGAAGGCCGTCGCGCACCTCATCGAGGCGGTCGAGGGCGCGAACGCCGTCGGCGACCTCGCCGCCCTGCGCGGCCGGCTCGACGTCCTCGCCGCGACGGTGGGCGAGCTCACCGAGAAGCAGGGCGAGGAGCAGCGCCAGGTGGTGCAGGGCGCCATCGCGGAGCGCACCGCGATCGTCGAGGAGACGGAGCGGCTCGCGAGCCAGGACTTCTCGAAGGTGCAGTGGAAGCAGCTGACCGCCGAGGTCGACGCGCTGTTCAGCCGGTGGCAGCAGCACCAGCAGACGGGTCCGCGCCTTCCCAAGAACGAGGCCAACGAGCTCTGGAAGCGCTTCCGCACGGCGCGCTCCACCATCGACACCGAGCGCAAGGCGTTCTTCGCCGAGCTCGACAACGCGCACAAGGACGCGCGTTCGAAGAAGCAGGCCATCGTCGAGCAGGCGCGTGCGCTCGAGCCGCAGGGCGTCGGCGGGATCCCCGCCTACCGCCGCCTGCTCGACGAGTGGAAGCTCGCGGGGCGGGCCGGCAAGCGCTACGACGACGCGCTCTGGGCGCAGTTCAAGGCCGCCGGCGACGTGCTCTACGGCGCCAAGGCCGAGGTCGACGCGGCGGACGACGAGGAGCAGCAGGCCAACCTGCAGGCCAAGCTCGCGCTCCTCGACGAGGCCGAGCCCATCCTCCAGATCACCGAGCGCACCGCGGCGCGTGACAAGCTGACCGCCGTGCAGCTCCGCTGGGACGCGATCGGCCGCGTGCCCCGCGACAGCGTCAAGACCGTGGAGGACCGCCTCCGCAAGGTCGAGACGCACGTCCGCACGCTCGACGAGGAGTTCTGGCGCAAGAACAACCCGGAGACGAAGGCCCGATCGGAGGGCCTCGCCTCCCAGCTGGGCGCCGCGATCGACAAGCTCCAGCGCGAGCTCGACGCGGCCCAGGCCGACGGCGACGCCCGCCGCATCAAGGAGGCGGAGGAGGCGCTGGCCGCCCGCCGCGTCTGGCTGGACGCGCTCGGCTCCTAGCCCACCCCTCCGCACGCCGACCACGGCCCGGGATCCTCCACAGGATCCCGGGCCGTCGTCCGTCCGGGTCGCGGCACTGGCATGGTGCGCGCATGTCGCCCCGCCTCGCCCCCGTCCTGTCCGTCCTCGACCTCCCGCTCGCCGAGCTCTGCTCCGCCCGTCTCGACGGGGAGGTGTACGAGGTCGACGCCTGCTACTCCCCCGTCGACGAGCTCGCGTCGCCGTGGCTCCGTGCCGCCGCCCTCGCCGCCCAGGTGCCGTCCCGCCTCATCGCCGAGCGGTCCACGGCCGCCTGGGTGCACGGCGCCGTCCGCACCCCGCCGCGCACGCACGAGTACTGCGTCGACAGCGTCGCCCGCTGCCACCCGCCGGCCCTGCGCAACGTCCGCATCCGCGAGGTGGTGCTCGACGAGCGCGACACGCTCGTGCTCGCCGGGCTCCGCGTCACGACGCCGCTGCGCACCCTGTGCGACATCGCGCGCACGGTCGCCGACCTGACGCCGCGCCACCGCGCCGCGTGCCTCGGCCTGCTCGCGATGCCGGGGGTCACCGAGGCCGCGGCCCGCGAGCACCTCGCCGGGTGCGGCGCCCTCCCCGACAAGCGCCGGGCGCTGGCCCGCCTCGACGAGCTGGCCCGCCTCGCGGCGACGGCCGAGCCGGGACGGGACCCGTCCTCCTCCGGAGCGGTCAGCCCCCGTTGACGCGGTACACGTCGTACACCGCGTCGATGCGCCGCACCGCGTTGAGCACGCGGTCCAGGTGCGTCACGTCACCCATCTCGAAGACGAAGCGGCTGATGGCCAGACGGTTCGACGAGGTGGAGACCGAGGCCGAGAGGATGTTCACGTGGTGCTCCGAGAGCACGCGCGTCACGTCGCTGAGGAGACCGGAGCGGTCGAGCGCCTCCACCTGGATGTGCACGAGGAACAGGCTCTTCGACGACGGCGCCCACTCCACCTCGATCATGCGGTCGGGCTCCGCGCGCAGCGACTCCACGTTGTGGCACGAGGCCTGGTGCACGGAGACGCCGGCGCCACGCGTGACGAAGCCGATGATCGCGTCGCCGGGCACGGGCGTGCAGCACTTCGCGAGCTTCACGAGGATGTCGGGGGCGCCGCGCACCAGCACGCCGGAGTCGCTGTTGCGCGACACCCGCGATCGCTGCGTGACGGCGAAGACCTCCTCGGCCTCCCCGCCGCTGTCGCC
This is a stretch of genomic DNA from Clavibacter zhangzhiyongii. It encodes these proteins:
- a CDS encoding type IV toxin-antitoxin system AbiEi family antitoxin, with protein sequence MSPRLAPVLSVLDLPLAELCSARLDGEVYEVDACYSPVDELASPWLRAAALAAQVPSRLIAERSTAAWVHGAVRTPPRTHEYCVDSVARCHPPALRNVRIREVVLDERDTLVLAGLRVTTPLRTLCDIARTVADLTPRHRAACLGLLAMPGVTEAAAREHLAGCGALPDKRRALARLDELARLAATAEPGRDPSSSGAVSPR
- a CDS encoding DUF349 domain-containing protein, producing MADNDQTPWGRVDETGTVFLREGDGERAVGQYPDGTPEEALAYFQRKYTDLAGQVTLLEQRAKRGAPAADVSKAVAHLIEAVEGANAVGDLAALRGRLDVLAATVGELTEKQGEEQRQVVQGAIAERTAIVEETERLASQDFSKVQWKQLTAEVDALFSRWQQHQQTGPRLPKNEANELWKRFRTARSTIDTERKAFFAELDNAHKDARSKKQAIVEQARALEPQGVGGIPAYRRLLDEWKLAGRAGKRYDDALWAQFKAAGDVLYGAKAEVDAADDEEQQANLQAKLALLDEAEPILQITERTAARDKLTAVQLRWDAIGRVPRDSVKTVEDRLRKVETHVRTLDEEFWRKNNPETKARSEGLASQLGAAIDKLQRELDAAQADGDARRIKEAEEALAARRVWLDALGS